A genomic region of Branchiostoma lanceolatum isolate klBraLanc5 chromosome 4, klBraLanc5.hap2, whole genome shotgun sequence contains the following coding sequences:
- the LOC136433154 gene encoding olfactory receptor 8U9-like, translating into MEARPTLEFTTDFPESEFISNHSSMNGSTPVIFGTSSLEQALQVTYVTLSYLATLGGNIGVLVVILSYKRLRKPRYYVHCSLACCDIFITTVCIPTVIVNLLYRVNDLGWVWCQVHSAVYMTMSACTLFNLAIMAMDRYYVICWALNYHNVVTTSRVLSLIATAWLTSILSVTVYQIMSRFADPHQYMPDLLLCTPRVTTTWVSLRYQLPMLCVASALTISSFAVIIFSYVKVYQQASRQHSLIKSQNEGDDVKFLETKAVKTITTHSIIFLIFFVSWSLHGITKLLLENWTFPSDALKAANHTFLLVFLTIPCYSNPIVYGFCNTEIQEAFLDMIKRIRTKGNDVFIGQGTTNSYRQGRAKSYSDEQDENQGCQEAEQV; encoded by the coding sequence ACTTTCCGGAGAGTGAATTCATCTCCAACCATAGCAGCATGAATGGGAGTACGCCGGTAATATTTGGGACCTCTTCTTTGGAACAGGCACTGCAGGTTACCTATGTCACCTTGTCGTACCTTGCTACTCTAGGAGGGAACATTGGAGTTCTGGTGGTGATCCTGTCCTACAAGCGGCTGAGGAAGCCCAGGTACTATGTTCACTGTAGTTTGGCCTGCTGTGACATTTTCATCACCACCGTCTGTATTCCCACAGTGATCGTCAACTTGCTGTACCGTGTGAATGATCTGGGGTGGGTGTGGTGCCAGGTGCACAGTGCCGTGTACATGACCATGTCGGCTTGCACACTGTTCAACCTGGCCATCATGGCCATGGATCGCTACTATGTAATCTGCTGGGCTCTAAACTACCACAACGTTGTTACAACATCCCGGGTGCTCTCCCTGATAGCGACTGCCTGGCTAACCTCCATCCTGTCCGTGACTGTCTACCAGATAATGAGCAGGTTTGCCGACCCCCACCAGTACATGCCCGACCTGCTCCTCTGCACGCCTCGGGTCACCACGACTTGGGTCAGCCTCAGGTACCAGCTGCCGATGCTCTGCGTCGCCTCTGCATTGACAATCTCGTCTTTTGCTGTCATCATCTTCTCCTACGTGAAGGTCTACCAGCAAGCCAGCAGGCAGCACTCCCTCATCAAGAGCCAGAATGAGGGGGACGACGTGAAGTTCCTGGAGACCAAAGCCGTTAAAACCATCACCACTCATTCCATCATATTTCTCATCTTCTTCGTGTCCTGGTCCCTCCACGGGATAACCAAGCTGCTCCTCGAGAACTGGACTTTCCCCTCAGATGCACTCAAGGCCGCCAATCACACATTTCTGCTTGTTTTCCTGACTATCCCTTGTTATTCCAACCCCATAGTGTACGGCTTTTGTAACACAGAAATTCAAGAGGCTTTTTTGGACATGATCAAACGTATTCGAACCAAGGGAAATGACGTCTTCATTGGACAGGGTACCACCAATTCGTATCGTCAAGGACGCGCCAAAAGCTACAGTGATGAACAGGATGAAAATCAAGGTTGTCAAGAGGCAGAACAGGTTTAA